The genomic interval TCGTTAACAAATAAACCTCTATCGAAATACATCGTAAAGGAGGATACAGATGCATTATACAAGGGCGTCTGAAATGGGAAACAAGGAAACCTGTGAACGGAGAATGCTTAAAGGAGATCAATCGTTTAATGCACAGCCTTAAAGCGTTGCGGTTGAGTATGCAGAGGGAAACATCATTCAATATCTTGTCACTATAGCAGATATTTCTGACTACAAAGATTTGGAAATAAAATTAAATAGTTTGTTAAAGTTCCACAGTGAGGACACTAATCCGGTGTTGCGGGTATCAAGTGAGGGAATAATTTTATATACCAATAATGCCGGTTCTCACATATTGAATTTGTTGGGCTGCCATGTATATCAAATACTTCCTGAACCATGGTTGAAAATGGTTGATAACGCCCTGCACAATGGCAGAACTATAACGTTTTACGGCGAATTTACCCTCCATGTGTATTCTTTTACGTTTACGCCAGTGAAAGAGAAAGGTTATGTTAATATTTACGGGCTTGACGTCACCCAACAACGCAAGCGGATGGAACAAGAACTGCTGCATGCGCAGAAATTACAGGCAATAGGTGTTATGACAACAGGGATTGCGCATGAGTTAAACAACATGCTTGCAATCATAGACGGAAAGATACAGATGTTAATGCAGGAAAATAAAGGCAGAAAAAAATTACTTAATGAATTACGTTTAATTCAAAGTTCAATCAAGGATGGCGCTGAAATTGTCCGCCGTATGAATAAATTTACTACGGAGAAGGAAGATCGTGAAGGGTTTGTAGCAATTGACTTACGGGAAGAGATAAAAAATACAATTGATTTAATTTGCCCAAAATGTAAGGAACACTCAGAGAGAAAAGGAATTACCTATACCATAAATTTGGACGGCGTTAAACACGTTTCATGCATAAATGGCAATCCTTTGGGGTTGCGGGAAGTATTGATTAACATCATCTATAATGCCCTTGACTCCATGCCAGAGGGAGGAACGCTTTCCTTTTCTACAAGGGAAGAAAACGGAAGCGTCGTTTTAGAGATTTCAGATACAGGCATTGGCATGGACGAAGAAACGCAGACAAAAATCTTTGACCCTTTTTTTACCACCAAGGAATATGGCATGGGGTTGGGAATGAGTATTGTTTATGGGACTGTCAACCGGCATGGAGGCAAAATAACGGTGCAAAGTAAAAAGGGAAAGGGCAGTACCTTTATTCTAAGCTTTCCCATAGTGAAAGGGTCGCAAGGTATAACGAAGAATTATGCGCCTGGCAAAGGGATGTCAGATAAAAAGGGCGGGTGAAACCGCATACTTATCGTAGATAATGAGGTAACTCAAGGAACAAAATTGAGCAGATTCCTTACGGGAGAAGGCTATAACGTTGTTTTTGTAGATAATGGCGCTAAGGCGTTAGCGCTTCTAAAAAAGGATGAATTTGATCTCGTGCTGTGTACCTTGGACTGCCGGATATATCAGGGTGGGCTATTGTGAATGCAATAAATACTATGGCCGGAAAACCAGTGATTGGCGTAATTACAGGATACCTTAATGCGTCAAATTCATTGCCAGGCAAAGAAATGAACGCAGATTTTGTTATCAAGGAGCCTTTCGAATTAGAGGAGGTATTACGTTCCGTTAATGATTCATTAAAAGATTGATATTGCAATACTTATAAAACCATTATGTGGCGATTGTGTTTGCAATGCAATTGTATTGTCTGGTAAGAAACCGACCTGCAGAAGCTCGTAGGCTGGTGGCCGTAGTTCCCAAAATTAATTCCTTCCCAGATACATGCGACACTGGCATGTTCCCTTTTAAACCACACATCTTTCTCGTAGTTAGCGACCACGATAGAGTTGCTCTAATTCAGAGAAAAGGACGCATATCATGCATTAAGTTAGTATATCCCTTATTAACGCCTTGTGAGCGTTTGGTGATATCTCTGATGGTGTCCCTTCGTTTCCTAAGATAGGGCTCTTGGGTTTATCCAGTGACTTCATGCTTAAACCCTTGTTCTTGCCCTTGAAATCGTATCATGGAAACCTTAAATTTTGTTTGAAGTTTAGGCGCTTTATCCTCACCCAGCCTCACTCCAAGCTTCCCTCCAACTTTTCGTTCAGGCTGGCCTTGCAGAGAATGCACCGGCAGGACGTTCAGGCGTAACCACAGATAACACAGATTAAAAAATTCGTTACAATCTTAGAATTGACCAATGACCAAACAAATTCTAATGACAAAATGATTTGAAATTCTAAATGAACGCATCTTTCGTATTTCGTGCTTTGTGCCTGTTTGCTTCTGGCTATGTCAGTTTAGAGGCAAAATGGTTTACAAAAAGATTTGAGAAGATGCTTGATCGAAACATTTTATCTAAGAAAGCAGGCGGCGAAAGGAAAAGATAAAGGTTGCTATTCCGCGTAAACATTACACGACTCCCGGTAGGTTCACTCATTAGAAGGCTTTTGTCCTTGACAAAAGCCTTCTAATGAGTGAACCCACGAATGTTAGTTTTCAGTGCTATTACATTCCCGAAAATCACAGACCGGGTCAAATGAACTTTGTTGTCAAGGAAGTGGGGATGAATTGCTATAAACTCCTGTTTTTGCGCCTATTTTGCCGCTTTTTAGTAACAAAGTGGGGAATTATACCCACGAAATAACGTAAAATTGCTTATTTGACCCGGTCTGCGGAGCTTGGGAACGAGCGGTTTTTTCAAACCACCAAAGTCTTATCCATAATTCAGCGTTTTAGCTTTTTAAAAGTTTTATTTGGCAATATGTTCTCATTCACGTTATTGCAGGTTTATAATAGGTAAACAATTGTATACTTATTTATTGACATATGCAGTTTCCTTAGTTATTATATTCAAGTATATTATCGGTTACTTATGTAAATGACCAAAAAATACATGCAATACTTTTTATCAGAAATGCAGTTGAAATACACAGTATTGAGTTTAATTAAGATTGATAATTTGCTTAAAAACAATTATCGTTTAGAAAGGACAAAATATGATAGTACCTTATGCACAGTTGGCAATCGGCAATCTACTGTCGGCAAATTGCAGATTGAGGACTGAGGACTTTTTTCGTGTCAGTACAGCACGCATGTTAATAATTGTTTGAAATGTAATTATTTTTAAATATTATTGAACAAAACACAATTAAATTAATCAAGACGGTAAATAGTAATTAATCAGGAAATTTTTTATGAATATGAATATGTCAGCGAATGAACAAATACAAACGCCAAATGGCAATACAAGGGTAATGATACTTGCAACCTTGGCATTTGCGCTATGCTTTGCCGGTTGGACATTATTTGCACCTTTAGCAATATATTTTCAGAGAGAATTTAATCTGTCTTCCACAATGGTAGGAATATTACTTGCTACGCCGGTATTACTTGGTTCCCTTGCAAAGATTCCTATGGGTATTGTGACAGATAAGTATGGCGGAAGACTCGTTTTTACGATTATGCTTCTGTTTGGATTCGTATCTCTGTTTTTTACCGGTTTTGCCCGTAGTTATGGTTCTTTGTTAGCGTGCGGATTCTTTTTCGGTTTAATAGGATCTTCCTTTGCTGTTGGAATTCCGCATGTTTCAGAATGGTATCCAAAGAAAAAACAAGGCTTTGCATTAGGCGTTTATGGCGTGGGAAATGCGGGTACTGCCCTTGCTGCATTTGGAGCGCCATTTATCGCGGAATCTTTGGGTTGGAGTAAGGTATTTATTATTTATTCATTTCCGTTACTTCTCATGGCATTTATCTACTGGTTTTTTACATCCAATGCCCCAAAACCTGCCAATTTAAAGGTTTCAACCCTGGGTGACAAACTGAAACTTTATAAATCTTCCAGATTGGCCTGGATCTTTTGCTTTTTTTACTTCATGTACTTTGGATTCTTCGTATGCTTTTCAGTATGGTTGCCGACGTATTTATATGACTTTTATCATATTTCACCGGTAAAGGCCGGTAGCTTCACCTCTATATTTGTATTTCTCTCATCATTTACCCGAATCTTGGGTGGTTACCTGGGCGATAAGTTCGATGGAAGAAAAATAATGGTACTGCTTACAGTAGCCGTACTTTTTATAGCGGTATTCTTAAATTTCAACTTATCATTAACAACCGCACTCGCGGTGTTTTACATTATGGGCACTTGTCTGGGTATTGGCAATGGTGTCGTATACAAGTTGGTAGCAGAATATTATCCAAAAGATACCGGGGCTGTGGGTGGCCTTGTAGGGGCAGCAGGGGGTCTCGGAGGCTTTTTTCTTCCTATAATTTTAGGCACAATTAAAGATTACACCGAGAATTATGCTCTCGGGTATATATTTGTATCCCTCGTTTGTCTTATGTGCCTTTCTTTTATGGAGAAAAAAACCCTGGTAAATGCACACAGAAAAGTAGCAACTGCAATGTAATGAGGGCGAGAAGCGCAAAGAGGCAGTGGGGTAATATTGAAGGCTGGTGCCGGTACATAAAGACGCTAAAAATTTATTTAATGGCATTTAAATAAAGAAGAATACCTATGGCTATTATCGAAAATTATATAGGTCAGAATAAGCTGACGCAATCTGCAATAAAGGATTTAAAGGTCGGTGCACGGTTAGTATTTATTGGTGTTAATCTAAGTTTCTTAGTAGGAAATTTAATTCACGGCCTTATCTATTTCGAATTTCTTCGGGCAGGAAATCACGGACGCGAATATGAGGCACATGTGCCGAATCTGCCCGATATGTTTGGTGATATTGTGATGGCAATAGTCTTTGCTTTCGCATATCTTTTTATCGCGTCTGATTCAGTAAAAAGAGTAGCAGATGGAATCTCTGATGTTTCATCAGGATTGACCTGCCAGGATAAACAAGCTGTGGAGCAGTTAATAAAATGGGTAAAAGGCCTTTTTTATGTAAGTATCATCGGGTTTGGATTGTATTTTCTCTCAAAATATTTCTTGTCTGAGGTACTTGAAGTATTTTTGGAAGAAGAGGAAGACGTTAGTGTTTCAATGCATCATATCTCTTTCGCCGCTCATAAACATCATGTAATTCCAATTATCTTAAATATTTTAAACGATTTTGTTAAATTAGGTTCGGTTTTCATATTCGTTACGGTATATTGCAGGTATCTTTCCTTAGGCAAGTATGCTTTTCTTACCCTTTATGCCTTCTTTTTTATACGATTCCTCTTTGCAACCAATATGTTTGGATTTATTGATAGATATGATTTGTATATGGGCGCCGCTATCCTGGATTTTCTAACACCGGTTATTAATATTATTTCAATTATTAGTATAGCTATTGGTGTGTAAGATGCTTTATACCTTTGGCAACTTGACCTGAAAAAATTTTAAATGAGCTACAAAGATTGTGCAGCTATGCTGCCATTCAGAAAAGAATTTTAAATTTAAGTAGTACGATTGGCAAACTATGAAATTCATTACCGAGAGAAGAAAAAAAGGACGGTTTATTAATGGGTCTGCTTCGCTTGGCCACTCCTATATGATTACTCCATTCAGCATGACGAACTGGCTGCCGATTAAACTTCTTGTAAAACGTTTAATCCACTGAATCGTCACCGCATTACATTCTCATCGTCAGCATGCTTAAGAAACACTATAATTGTTGCCCGGGAATGAATATACTCAAGAGGCTTACAATTTGTGATTTATAGACAATGTCGTCGCAGTTCAACACAGACAAACAAAGTTTGTCCATGCTACCCTATTTTCAATTTAAAATTCATATTTTATGGGCATCTTTAGTATAGTATAAGCCCTTACCTTAAAAATTAAGTTTCATTTTCAATCTTGTATATTTTTATTTTTACATAGAACCGTAGAGAAGTTATAGAGTCCTGTTGTAATTCATATACAGAAGAGGGGTATTGTGTGCAAGTAAGAAAATCTACGAAGATCAGGAGACAGCAGATTGTAGACATTATTCGGGCTATTATTTCTTCTAAAGGGATTGAACATGTTACCATAAGCGAAATAGCTGGAGAAATGGGAACCACCAAAGGGGCTATTTACCGGCATTTTAAGAGTAAAAGGGATATACTGCGCTTATTGATAGATAATGTAGAAGAAGCCCTTATGGATACTGTTGACAATGCAATGACGGATGAAAACCCCATTCAAAATTTAAATAATATTTTACTTGCACAACTTACTTTAGCCAAAAATCGTCGGAAGACTTCCTTTGTTGTTATTATGGGAGCCATGCAGTTTAGCGATCCAATCATACGCAAAAAG from Candidatus Kuenenia stuttgartiensis carries:
- a CDS encoding two-component system sensor histidine kinase NtrB codes for the protein MLRVSSEGIILYTNNAGSHILNLLGCHVYQILPEPWLKMVDNALHNGRTITFYGEFTLHVYSFTFTPVKEKGYVNIYGLDVTQQRKRMEQELLHAQKLQAIGVMTTGIAHELNNMLAIIDGKIQMLMQENKGRKKLLNELRLIQSSIKDGAEIVRRMNKFTTEKEDREGFVAIDLREEIKNTIDLICPKCKEHSERKGITYTINLDGVKHVSCINGNPLGLREVLINIIYNALDSMPEGGTLSFSTREENGSVVLEISDTGIGMDEETQTKIFDPFFTTKEYGMGLGMSIVYGTVNRHGGKITVQSKKGKGSTFILSFPIVKGSQGITKNYAPGKGMSDKKGG
- a CDS encoding MFS transporter; translation: MNMNMSANEQIQTPNGNTRVMILATLAFALCFAGWTLFAPLAIYFQREFNLSSTMVGILLATPVLLGSLAKIPMGIVTDKYGGRLVFTIMLLFGFVSLFFTGFARSYGSLLACGFFFGLIGSSFAVGIPHVSEWYPKKKQGFALGVYGVGNAGTALAAFGAPFIAESLGWSKVFIIYSFPLLLMAFIYWFFTSNAPKPANLKVSTLGDKLKLYKSSRLAWIFCFFYFMYFGFFVCFSVWLPTYLYDFYHISPVKAGSFTSIFVFLSSFTRILGGYLGDKFDGRKIMVLLTVAVLFIAVFLNFNLSLTTALAVFYIMGTCLGIGNGVVYKLVAEYYPKDTGAVGGLVGAAGGLGGFFLPIILGTIKDYTENYALGYIFVSLVCLMCLSFMEKKTLVNAHRKVATAM
- a CDS encoding TetR/AcrR family transcriptional regulator, with protein sequence MQVRKSTKIRRQQIVDIIRAIISSKGIEHVTISEIAGEMGTTKGAIYRHFKSKRDILRLLIDNVEEALMDTVDNAMTDENPIQNLNNILLAQLTLAKNRRKTSFVVIMGAMQFSDPIIRKKILALIQKYLRKIEKLLLSGVKLGLIKKDINPRISAMAFMGLIQSTVSVWSYKDFNFVPKKMHKQLWNIYQHGLGL